The Streptococcus toyakuensis genome has a window encoding:
- a CDS encoding glucose-6-phosphate isomerase, translating to MSHIKFDYSKVLDKFVAPHEVEYMQSQVTAADELIRKGTGAGSDFLGWLDLPENYDREEFDRILKAAEQIKSDSDVLVVIGIGGSYLGAKAAIDFLNHHFANLQTKEERKAPQILYAGNSISSTYLADLVEYVADKDFSVNVISKSGTTTEPAIAFRVFKELLVKKYGQEEANKRIYATTDRQKGAVKVEADANGWETFVVPDDIGGRFSVLTAVGLLPIAASGADIKALMEGANAARKDYTSDKIAENEAYQYAAVRNILYRKGYATEILVNYEPSLQYFSEWWKQLAGESEGKDQKGIYPTSANFSTDLHSLGQFIQEGTRIMFETVVRVDKPRKNVIIPSLEEDLDGLGYLQGKDVDFVNKKATDGVLLAHTDGDVPNMYVTLPEQDAFTLGYTIYFFELAIALSGYLNAINPFDQPGVEAYKRNMFALLGKPGFEELSKELNARL from the coding sequence ATGTCACATATTAAATTTGATTATTCAAAAGTTTTAGACAAATTTGTTGCACCACATGAAGTGGAATACATGCAATCACAAGTAACAGCAGCAGATGAATTGATCCGTAAAGGAACTGGTGCTGGTAGCGACTTCTTGGGATGGTTGGACCTTCCTGAAAACTATGACCGCGAAGAATTTGACCGTATCTTGAAAGCTGCTGAGCAAATCAAATCAGACAGCGATGTCTTGGTTGTAATCGGTATCGGTGGATCTTACCTTGGTGCCAAAGCAGCAATCGACTTCTTGAACCACCACTTTGCAAACTTGCAAACAAAAGAAGAACGCAAAGCTCCACAAATCCTTTACGCAGGAAACTCAATCTCATCTACTTACCTTGCTGACTTGGTAGAGTACGTAGCTGACAAAGACTTCTCAGTAAACGTGATTTCTAAATCAGGTACAACAACTGAGCCAGCGATTGCTTTCCGTGTCTTCAAAGAACTCTTGGTTAAGAAATACGGTCAAGAAGAAGCTAACAAACGTATCTATGCAACAACTGACCGTCAAAAAGGTGCTGTTAAGGTTGAAGCAGACGCTAACGGTTGGGAAACATTTGTTGTTCCAGATGACATTGGTGGACGCTTCTCAGTCTTGACAGCTGTTGGTTTGCTTCCAATCGCAGCATCAGGAGCTGACATCAAAGCCCTTATGGAAGGTGCGAACGCAGCTCGTAAAGACTACACTTCAGACAAGATTGCTGAAAATGAAGCTTACCAATATGCAGCCGTTCGTAACATTCTTTACCGTAAAGGCTATGCAACTGAAATCTTGGTAAACTACGAGCCATCACTTCAATACTTCTCAGAGTGGTGGAAACAATTGGCTGGTGAATCAGAAGGAAAAGACCAAAAAGGTATTTACCCAACTTCAGCCAACTTCTCAACTGACTTGCACTCACTTGGTCAATTTATCCAAGAAGGAACTCGTATCATGTTTGAAACAGTTGTCCGTGTTGACAAACCTCGTAAGAACGTGATTATCCCTAGCTTGGAAGAAGATCTTGATGGACTTGGTTACCTTCAAGGAAAAGACGTTGACTTTGTAAACAAAAAAGCGACTGACGGTGTTCTTCTTGCCCACACAGATGGTGATGTACCAAACATGTACGTGACTCTTCCAGAGCAAGACGCTTTCACTCTTGGTTACACAATCTACTTCTTCGAATTGGCTATCGCCCTTTCAGGTTACTTGAATGCTATCAACCCATTTGACCAACCAGGTGTTGAAGCTTACAAACGTAATATGTTTGCCCTTCTTGGAAAACCAGGATTTGAAGAATTGAGCAAAGAACTTAACGCACGTCTATAA
- the gltX gene encoding glutamate--tRNA ligase, producing MSKDIRVRYAPSPTGLLHIGNARTALFNYLYARHHGGTFIIRIEDTDRKRHVEDGERSQLENLRWLGMDWDESPETHENYRQSERLDLYQKYIDQLLAEGKAYKSYVTEEELAAERERQEAAGETPRYTNEYLGMSEEEKAAYIAEREAAGIIPTVRLAVNESGIYKWHDMVKGDIEFEGGNIGGDWVIQKKDGYPTYNFAVVIDDHDMQISHVIRGDDHIANTPKQLMVYEALGWEAPEFGHMTLIINSETGKKLSKRDTNTLQFIEDYRKKGYLPEAVFNFIALLGWNPGGEDEIFSREELIKLFDENRLSKSPAAFDQKKLDWMSNDYIKNANLETIFEMAKPFLEEAGRLTDKAEKLVELYKPQMKSVDEIIPLTDLFFSDFPELTEAEREVMAGETVPTVLEAFKAKLEAMADDEFVTENIFPQIKAVQKETGIKGKNLFMPIRIAVSGEMHGPELPDTIFLLGREKSIQHIENMLKEISK from the coding sequence ATGTCAAAAGATATTCGCGTACGTTACGCACCAAGTCCAACAGGACTACTACACATCGGGAATGCCCGTACAGCATTGTTTAACTACTTGTATGCACGCCATCATGGTGGAACATTTATCATTCGTATCGAAGATACTGACCGTAAACGTCATGTCGAGGATGGGGAACGTTCACAGCTTGAAAACCTTCGTTGGTTAGGTATGGATTGGGATGAAAGCCCAGAAACACATGAAAATTACCGCCAGTCTGAGCGTTTGGACTTGTATCAAAAATACATTGACCAACTATTAGCTGAGGGAAAAGCCTACAAATCTTATGTTACAGAAGAAGAGTTGGCCGCTGAACGCGAACGCCAAGAAGCAGCTGGTGAAACACCACGCTACACCAATGAATACCTTGGTATGAGTGAAGAAGAAAAAGCAGCTTACATCGCAGAACGTGAAGCGGCAGGGATCATCCCAACTGTTCGTTTGGCTGTCAATGAGTCAGGTATCTACAAGTGGCATGATATGGTTAAAGGCGATATCGAATTTGAAGGTGGCAATATCGGTGGTGACTGGGTTATTCAAAAGAAAGACGGTTACCCAACTTACAACTTTGCCGTTGTCATCGATGACCATGATATGCAAATTTCTCACGTAATCCGTGGAGACGACCACATTGCTAATACACCAAAACAGCTCATGGTTTATGAAGCACTTGGTTGGGAAGCTCCAGAGTTCGGTCATATGACCTTGATTATCAACTCTGAAACTGGGAAAAAATTGTCTAAACGTGACACCAACACCCTTCAGTTTATCGAAGACTACCGTAAAAAAGGTTACCTTCCAGAAGCAGTCTTTAACTTTATTGCTCTTCTTGGTTGGAACCCAGGTGGAGAAGATGAGATTTTCTCTCGCGAAGAATTGATTAAACTTTTCGATGAAAACCGCCTGAGCAAGTCTCCAGCAGCCTTTGACCAGAAAAAACTAGACTGGATGAGCAATGATTATATCAAGAATGCAAACCTAGAAACTATCTTTGAAATGGCAAAACCATTCTTAGAGGAAGCGGGCCGTTTAACTGACAAGGCTGAAAAATTGGTAGAACTCTATAAGCCACAAATGAAATCAGTAGATGAGATTATTCCATTGACAGATCTGTTCTTCTCAGATTTCCCAGAATTGACAGAAGCAGAGCGCGAAGTCATGGCGGGAGAAACAGTCCCAACAGTTCTTGAAGCCTTCAAAGCAAAACTTGAAGCGATGGCAGATGATGAATTTGTAACAGAGAATATCTTCCCACAAATCAAAGCTGTTCAAAAAGAAACAGGTATCAAAGGGAAAAATCTCTTCATGCCAATTCGCATCGCAGTTTCAGGTGAAATGCATGGACCAGAATTGCCAGATACTATCTTCTTGTTAGGCCGTGAAAAATCAATCCAGCATATCGAAAACATGCTAAAAGAAATCTCTAAATAA
- a CDS encoding cytidine deaminase family protein, with the protein MDIWEKMYEEAQKLYNPHEVSDFVYANHVVAAVEAEDGQIFTGFCMEGTCGVFHLCAERAALFNMYQFSGQTKVKKVLAFRDKPPYGGSSGMPCGACREFLLEMNAENKDAEFMMDYDTRKTVKVAELIPYWWGEERASKFNNQ; encoded by the coding sequence ATGGACATCTGGGAAAAGATGTACGAAGAAGCACAGAAATTGTATAATCCACATGAAGTATCTGATTTTGTTTATGCTAATCATGTCGTTGCCGCAGTAGAAGCAGAAGATGGGCAAATATTTACAGGATTCTGTATGGAGGGAACCTGTGGTGTTTTCCATCTCTGCGCAGAACGGGCGGCCCTCTTCAATATGTACCAATTTTCAGGACAAACTAAGGTTAAAAAAGTATTAGCCTTTCGAGACAAACCACCTTATGGTGGAAGTTCAGGAATGCCCTGTGGAGCTTGCAGAGAATTCCTCTTAGAGATGAACGCTGAAAATAAAGATGCAGAATTTATGATGGACTACGATACAAGAAAGACGGTGAAAGTCGCAGAACTAATCCCATATTGGTGGGGAGAAGAACGGGCTTCCAAGTTTAATAATCAATAG
- a CDS encoding gamma-glutamylcysteine synthetase encodes MSRSIDLLKHRYLKNIKENPELFVGIELEYPVVNLEGDATDVEVIKHLFRYLVYALDFTVEKVDDFGTPIQLVEPASQDVILFEVSYTTIEFAFGKAETIQEVEERFSIYMAAIQTKLAESNHAIVGCGIHPNWDKNENCPVAFPRYRMLMDYLNLSRNVNESDLHHFPEYGAFICGSQVQLDVSKSNYLRVINAFTQIEAVKAYLFPNSEFSGADWDTKISRDIFWEDSMHGIYPENVGVNARLFKDEDDFFDYLDHSSIFTAERDGQTYYFYPIQARDYLATPEIQAYALNGDEIIIYPQEKDFETHRSYQYQDLTTRGTVEFRSVCTQPLDRTFASAAFHLGLLVNLDKLEAYLETVPFFKEFGRDYKFLRRQFSKKNLIAEEKPAIIEFSKDLLLLAEEGLEMRNKQEMTYLQALKEELGL; translated from the coding sequence ATGTCTCGTTCTATCGATTTATTAAAACATCGGTATTTGAAAAATATTAAAGAAAACCCTGAATTGTTTGTTGGGATTGAGCTGGAATATCCTGTTGTAAACTTGGAAGGGGATGCTACAGATGTTGAAGTTATCAAACACTTATTCCGATATTTAGTTTATGCTTTGGATTTTACTGTCGAAAAGGTTGATGATTTTGGGACTCCTATTCAGTTAGTGGAGCCAGCAAGTCAGGATGTTATTTTATTTGAAGTTTCCTATACTACGATTGAGTTTGCATTTGGTAAGGCTGAAACGATACAAGAGGTTGAAGAACGTTTTAGTATTTATATGGCAGCAATCCAGACAAAGTTAGCTGAATCAAATCATGCTATTGTTGGCTGTGGTATTCATCCCAACTGGGATAAAAATGAGAATTGTCCAGTGGCTTTCCCTCGGTATCGCATGTTGATGGACTATTTGAATTTGAGTAGGAATGTGAATGAATCAGACTTACATCATTTTCCTGAATATGGTGCTTTTATCTGTGGGAGTCAGGTACAGTTGGATGTTTCAAAGTCTAACTACTTACGGGTGATTAATGCTTTTACCCAAATTGAAGCTGTTAAGGCTTATTTATTTCCAAACTCTGAGTTTTCGGGAGCAGATTGGGATACGAAAATTTCAAGGGACATTTTCTGGGAAGACTCGATGCATGGTATCTATCCAGAGAACGTCGGTGTCAATGCTAGGCTATTTAAAGATGAGGATGATTTTTTTGATTATCTAGATCATTCTTCAATTTTTACTGCGGAACGTGATGGACAAACCTATTATTTTTATCCGATTCAGGCTAGGGACTATTTGGCTACACCTGAAATCCAAGCATATGCGCTTAATGGGGATGAGATTATTATTTATCCTCAAGAGAAGGATTTTGAAACCCATCGTAGTTATCAGTACCAAGACTTAACGACTCGCGGAACAGTTGAGTTTCGTAGTGTGTGTACTCAACCTCTAGATAGAACCTTCGCTTCAGCAGCTTTTCACTTAGGATTGTTGGTTAATTTAGATAAGTTAGAAGCTTACTTAGAAACAGTACCTTTCTTTAAAGAATTTGGTCGTGATTACAAGTTTTTAAGACGGCAATTTTCTAAAAAAAATCTTATAGCTGAGGAAAAACCTGCGATTATTGAATTTTCCAAAGACTTACTCCTTCTAGCTGAGGAAGGACTGGAGATGAGAAATAAGCAAGAAATGACCTACTTACAGGCTTTGAAAGAAGAATTGGGCCTATAA
- the thrC gene encoding threonine synthase: MTLVYQSTRDANNTVTASQAILQGLATDGGLFTPLTYPKVDLDFDKLKDASYQEVAKLVLSAFLDDFTAEELDYCINNAYDSKFDTPAIAPLVKLDGQYNLELFHGSTIAFKDMALSILPYFMTTAAKKHGLENKIVILTATSGDTGKAAMAGFADVPGTEIIVFYPKDGVSKVQELQMTTQTGDNTHVIAIDGNFDDAQTNVKHMFNDVVLRERLAANKLQFSSANSMNIGRLVPQIVYYVYAYAQLVKTGEIVAGEQINFTVPTGNFGNILAAFYAKQIGLPVGKLICASNDNNVLTDFFKTRVYDKKREFKVTTSPSMDILVSSNLERLIFHLLGNDAVKTAELMNALNKQGQYELTDFDAEILDLFAAEYATEEETAAEIKRVYEADSYIEDPHTAVASAVYKKYQAATGDVTKTVIASTASPYKFPVVAVEAVTGKVGLTDFEALAQLHDISGVAVPPAVDGLETAPVRHKTTVAAADMQAAVEAYLGL, from the coding sequence ATGACATTAGTTTATCAATCAACGCGTGATGCCAACAATACAGTAACTGCTAGTCAAGCTATTTTGCAAGGTTTGGCGACGGACGGTGGTTTGTTTACACCGCTTACTTATCCAAAGGTAGATTTGGACTTTGACAAATTGAAAGATGCTTCTTATCAGGAAGTTGCTAAGTTAGTTTTGTCGGCATTTTTAGATGACTTTACAGCTGAGGAGTTGGATTACTGTATCAACAATGCCTACGATAGCAAATTTGATACTCCTGCTATCGCGCCATTAGTGAAATTAGACGGACAATATAACTTGGAACTTTTCCATGGTTCAACAATTGCCTTTAAGGATATGGCCTTGTCTATTTTGCCATACTTTATGACAACAGCTGCTAAGAAACATGGTTTGGAGAACAAGATTGTCATCTTGACAGCGACATCTGGTGACACGGGGAAAGCTGCTATGGCAGGATTTGCGGATGTACCTGGTACTGAGATTATCGTCTTTTATCCAAAGGATGGTGTCAGCAAGGTACAAGAGTTGCAAATGACCACTCAGACTGGCGACAATACTCATGTTATCGCTATTGATGGTAACTTTGACGATGCGCAAACAAATGTGAAGCACATGTTTAACGACGTAGTTCTTCGTGAAAGATTAGCGGCTAACAAGTTGCAATTTTCATCTGCAAACTCTATGAATATTGGTCGTTTGGTGCCACAGATTGTTTATTATGTTTATGCCTATGCTCAGTTAGTTAAGACTGGTGAGATTGTGGCTGGTGAACAGATCAACTTTACCGTACCAACAGGAAACTTTGGAAATATCTTGGCTGCTTTTTATGCCAAACAAATCGGCTTACCAGTTGGTAAATTGATCTGTGCTTCAAATGATAACAATGTTTTGACAGACTTCTTCAAGACACGTGTTTACGATAAGAAACGTGAGTTTAAGGTAACAACTAGCCCATCTATGGATATCTTGGTATCTTCAAACTTGGAGCGTCTCATTTTCCACCTTTTGGGTAATGATGCGGTTAAAACAGCTGAACTTATGAATGCCTTGAACAAGCAAGGACAATATGAGTTGACAGACTTTGATGCAGAGATTTTGGACCTCTTTGCAGCTGAATATGCGACTGAGGAAGAAACGGCAGCAGAAATCAAGCGTGTTTATGAGGCAGATTCTTATATCGAGGATCCACATACGGCGGTTGCCTCGGCAGTTTATAAGAAATACCAAGCGGCTACTGGCGATGTGACTAAGACAGTGATTGCTTCAACAGCGAGTCCATACAAGTTCCCAGTGGTTGCAGTAGAAGCTGTAACAGGTAAAGTAGGCTTGACTGACTTTGAAGCCTTGGCTCAATTACATGATATTTCAGGAGTTGCAGTACCACCAGCAGTTGACGGGCTTGAAACAGCTCCTGTTCGTCACAAGACAACAGTGGCAGCTGCTGATATGCAAGCAGCGGTTGAGGCTTATCTAGGACTTTAA
- a CDS encoding MATE family efflux transporter: MFKKNKDILNIALPAMGENFLQMLMGMVDSYLVAHLGLIAISGVSVAGNIITIYQAIFIALGAAISSVISKNLGQKDQSMLAYHVTEALKITLLLSFLLGFLSIFAGKEMIGLLGTERDVAESGGLYLSLVGGSIVLLGLMTSLGALIRATHNPRLPLYVSFLSNALNILFSSLAIFVLDMGIAGVAWGTILSRLVGLVILWSQLKLPFEKPTFGLDKELLTLSLPAAGERLMMRAGDVVIIALVVSFGTEAVAGNAVGEVLTQFNYMPAFGVATATVMLVARAVGEDNWERVANLSKQTFWLSLLLMLPLTLSVYALGIPLTHLYTTDSLAVEASVLVTLFSLLGTPMTIGTVIYTAVWQGLGNARLPFYATSIGMWCIRIGTGYLMGIVLGWGLPGIWAGTLLDNGFRWLFLRYRYQRYMSLKG; encoded by the coding sequence TTGTTTAAGAAAAATAAAGACATTCTTAATATTGCCTTGCCAGCTATGGGCGAAAATTTTTTGCAGATGCTCATGGGGATGGTGGATAGTTACTTAGTAGCCCACTTGGGCTTGATAGCTATTTCGGGTGTATCAGTAGCTGGCAATATTATCACGATTTATCAGGCGATTTTCATCGCTCTGGGAGCTGCTATTTCCAGTGTTATTTCAAAAAATTTGGGGCAGAAGGATCAATCTATGCTAGCCTATCATGTGACTGAGGCATTGAAGATTACCTTACTATTAAGTTTCCTTTTAGGATTTTTGTCCATCTTCGCTGGGAAAGAGATGATAGGACTTTTGGGGACGGAGAGAGATGTAGCTGAGAGTGGTGGACTCTACCTATCTTTGGTAGGCGGATCGATTGTTCTCTTAGGTTTAATGACTAGTCTGGGAGCCTTGATTCGTGCAACGCATAATCCACGTCTGCCTCTCTATGTTAGTTTTTTATCCAATGCCTTGAATATTCTTTTTTCAAGTCTAGCTATTTTTGTTCTGGATATGGGGATAGCTGGTGTTGCTTGGGGGACAATTCTGTCTCGTTTGGTAGGTCTTGTGATTTTATGGTCGCAATTAAAGTTGCCTTTTGAGAAACCGACTTTTGGTTTAGATAAGGAACTATTGACCTTATCGTTGCCAGCAGCTGGAGAGAGGCTCATGATGAGGGCTGGAGATGTCGTGATCATTGCCTTGGTTGTTTCTTTTGGAACGGAGGCGGTGGCTGGAAATGCAGTCGGAGAAGTCTTGACCCAGTTTAACTATATGCCTGCCTTTGGCGTCGCTACTGCAACGGTCATGCTGGTAGCTCGAGCAGTTGGAGAGGATAATTGGGAAAGAGTAGCTAATTTGAGCAAGCAAACCTTTTGGCTTTCTCTGCTTCTCATGTTGCCCTTGACGCTTAGTGTCTATGCCTTGGGTATACCACTAACTCATCTCTATACGACTGATTCTCTAGCGGTGGAGGCTAGTGTGCTAGTGACACTTTTTTCACTACTTGGTACTCCTATGACGATAGGAACAGTCATCTATACAGCAGTCTGGCAGGGTTTGGGCAATGCTCGGCTTCCCTTTTATGCGACAAGTATAGGAATGTGGTGTATCCGCATTGGAACAGGATATCTGATGGGGATTGTGCTTGGTTGGGGCTTGCCCGGTATTTGGGCCGGAACCCTTTTGGATAATGGTTTTCGTTGGTTATTTCTACGTTACCGTTACCAGCGTTATATGAGCTTGAAAGGATAG
- a CDS encoding HAD family hydrolase: MQKTAFIWDLDGTLLDSYEAILSGIEETFAQFSIPYDKEQVREFILKFSVQDLLVQVAEERKLDVEMLNQVRAQSLAEKNAQVVLMPGARDVLAWAEESGIQQFVYTHKGDNARTILRDLGLESYFTEILTSQSGFVRKPSPEAANYLLGKYQLDSEKTYYIGDRTLDVEFAQNSGIQSINFLESTYEGNHRIQGLADIPYIFGDWER; this comes from the coding sequence ATGCAAAAAACAGCTTTTATTTGGGATTTAGATGGGACTTTATTGGATTCTTACGAAGCGATTTTATCAGGAATTGAGGAAACTTTTGCTCAGTTTTCTATTCCTTATGATAAGGAGCAGGTGAGGGAGTTTATTCTCAAGTTTTCTGTGCAGGATTTACTTGTGCAGGTGGCAGAAGAGAGAAAGCTGGATGTGGAAATGCTAAATCAGGTGCGTGCCCAGAGTTTGGCTGAGAAGAATGCTCAGGTAGTTTTGATGCCAGGTGCGCGTGATGTGCTAGCTTGGGCAGAGGAATCAGGAATTCAGCAGTTTGTTTACACTCATAAGGGAGACAATGCTCGTACCATTCTCAGAGACTTGGGTTTGGAATCTTATTTTACAGAGATTTTAACCAGTCAGAGTGGTTTTGTGCGGAAGCCAAGTCCAGAAGCGGCTAACTATCTGTTAGGCAAGTATCAGTTGGATTCTGAGAAGACCTATTATATAGGGGATCGGACTCTGGATGTGGAATTTGCCCAGAATAGTGGGATTCAAAGTATCAACTTTTTAGAGTCGACTTATGAAGGAAATCATAGGATTCAAGGGTTAGCAGATATTCCTTATATTTTTGGGGATTGGGAACGATAA
- a CDS encoding LysM peptidoglycan-binding domain-containing protein yields MKKRILLASTVALSFAPVLATQAEEVLWTARSVEQIQNDLTKTDNKTSYTVQYGDTLSTIAEALGVDVTVLANLNKITNMDLIFPETVLTTTVNEAEEVTEVEIQTPQVASSEEVTTATADLTTNQVTVDDQTVQVADLSQPIAEAPKAVETTSTKEVATNSEVAETVATAEEVAPSTNTSTSAEQTAETSNAVAEAAPQATIPAEKDETQASTQAESAVEATTTPTEETAIETTATSSEELKEASSNEATTAVSTYQPEEAKTVSTTYAAPAAPDYAGLAVAKSENTGLQPQTAAFKEEIANLFGITSFSGYRPGDSGDHGKGLAIDFMVPESSELGDKVAEYAIQNMASRGISYIIWKQRFYAPFDSKYGPANTWNPMPDRGSVTENHYDHVHVSMNG; encoded by the coding sequence ATGAAGAAAAGAATATTATTAGCTTCAACAGTAGCCTTGTCATTTGCCCCAGTATTGGCAACTCAAGCAGAAGAAGTTCTTTGGACTGCACGTAGTGTTGAGCAAATCCAAAACGATTTGACTAAAACGGACAACAAAACAAGTTATACCGTTCAGTATGGTGATACCTTGAGCACCATTGCAGAAGCCTTGGGTGTAGATGTCACAGTTCTTGCGAATTTGAATAAAATCACTAATATGGACTTGATTTTCCCAGAAACTGTTTTGACAACGACCGTCAATGAAGCAGAAGAAGTAACAGAAGTTGAAATCCAAACACCTCAAGTGGCTTCTAGTGAAGAGGTGACAACTGCGACAGCAGATTTGACAACCAATCAAGTGACCGTAGATGATCAAACTGTTCAGGTTGCAGACCTTTCTCAACCGATTGCAGAAGCGCCAAAAGCGGTAGAAACTACAAGTACAAAAGAAGTAGCAACAAATTCAGAAGTTGCAGAGACAGTTGCTACTGCAGAAGAAGTGGCACCATCTACAAATACTTCAACGTCAGCGGAGCAAACAGCCGAAACAAGCAATGCAGTTGCAGAAGCAGCTCCTCAGGCAACAATTCCAGCTGAGAAAGATGAAACACAAGCAAGCACTCAAGCTGAATCAGCAGTGGAAGCAACTACAACTCCAACAGAAGAAACAGCAATCGAAACAACTGCAACAAGTTCAGAAGAATTAAAAGAAGCCTCATCAAATGAAGCTACAACAGCAGTTTCTACTTATCAACCAGAAGAGGCGAAAACAGTTTCAACAACTTACGCGGCTCCAGCTGCGCCCGATTATGCTGGACTGGCAGTAGCGAAATCTGAAAATACTGGCCTTCAACCACAAACAGCTGCCTTTAAAGAAGAAATCGCCAACTTGTTTGGCATCACATCCTTTAGTGGTTACCGTCCAGGAGATAGTGGAGATCACGGAAAAGGTTTGGCTATCGACTTTATGGTACCAGAAAGTTCAGAACTAGGGGATAAGGTTGCGGAATACGCTATTCAAAACATGGCCAGCCGTGGAATTAGTTACATCATCTGGAAACAACGTTTCTATGCTCCATTCGATAGCAAATATGGACCAGCTAATACTTGGAACCCAATGCCGGACCGTGGTAGCGTGACAGAAAACCACTATGACCACGTTCACGTTTCAATGAATGGATAA
- a CDS encoding MarR family winged helix-turn-helix transcriptional regulator: protein MLEIQDLLYQLRLSEQASTQLFEKRLGISLTRYQILLFLLKHSPCNQIAVQERLKIDQAALTRHFKILEKEGLVERHRNSENQREVLVEATKYAKEQLVVNPPLTHIKVKEAMESILTDSERTELSRLLNKLVLGIENIEI from the coding sequence ATGTTAGAGATTCAAGATTTACTTTATCAACTCCGCTTGTCTGAGCAAGCAAGTACGCAATTGTTTGAAAAAAGACTTGGGATTAGTTTGACACGGTATCAGATTTTACTGTTTCTGCTGAAGCATTCCCCTTGTAATCAAATAGCGGTTCAGGAGCGTTTGAAGATTGATCAGGCTGCTTTGACACGACATTTCAAGATTCTGGAAAAGGAAGGTTTGGTGGAACGTCATCGCAATTCTGAAAATCAGCGGGAAGTGTTGGTAGAGGCTACGAAGTATGCCAAGGAGCAGTTAGTGGTGAATCCCCCTCTGACGCATATCAAGGTTAAGGAGGCGATGGAAAGTATCTTAACAGATTCTGAGAGAACAGAACTCAGCCGTTTATTAAATAAATTGGTTTTGGGTATTGAGAATATAGAAATTTAA
- a CDS encoding DUF1304 domain-containing protein, whose amino-acid sequence MSIMTIILATIVALEHFYIFYLESIATKSDATSRVFNMDKEEQARPSVSSLFKNQGIYNALLGVFLLYGIYFSQNLEIVTIFVLFVIGAAAYGSLTADKKIILKQGGPAILALISIFLFK is encoded by the coding sequence ATGTCAATTATGACAATCATTTTAGCAACGATTGTTGCTTTGGAGCATTTTTACATTTTTTATTTGGAAAGTATTGCAACGAAATCAGATGCGACTAGTCGTGTCTTTAACATGGACAAGGAAGAACAGGCTCGTCCGTCGGTAAGTTCACTGTTTAAAAATCAAGGGATTTATAATGCTTTGCTAGGAGTCTTTCTCTTGTATGGAATTTATTTCTCACAGAATTTAGAAATTGTGACTATTTTTGTTTTATTTGTGATTGGTGCTGCGGCTTATGGCTCTCTCACAGCAGACAAGAAAATTATTTTGAAGCAAGGTGGACCAGCTATTTTGGCCTTGATTAGTATTTTCCTCTTTAAATAA
- the pcp gene encoding pyroglutamyl-peptidase I codes for MKVLVTGFEPFGGEKVNPALEAIKGLPAEIHGAEVRWLEVPTVFHKSAQVLEEEMNRYQPDFVLCIGQAGGRSSLTPERVAINQDDARIPDNEGNQPIDFPIRPDGASAYFSSLPIKAMVQAIKKEGLPASVSNTAGTFVCNHLMYQVLYLVEKKFPHVKAGFMHIPYMMEQVVNRPTTPAMSLVDIRRGIEAAIGAIIEHGDQDLKLVGGETH; via the coding sequence ATGAAAGTATTAGTGACAGGTTTTGAGCCCTTTGGAGGGGAAAAGGTTAATCCAGCCTTGGAGGCCATTAAAGGTTTACCAGCTGAAATCCATGGTGCTGAGGTCCGTTGGTTAGAAGTGCCAACAGTCTTTCACAAATCGGCTCAAGTATTGGAAGAAGAGATGAACCGCTATCAACCGGACTTTGTCCTTTGTATCGGCCAAGCAGGTGGAAGGTCTAGCTTGACACCTGAGCGAGTAGCTATTAATCAAGATGATGCACGGATTCCTGATAATGAGGGTAATCAACCGATTGACTTTCCCATTCGCCCAGATGGTGCTTCGGCCTACTTTAGTAGTTTGCCGATTAAAGCGATGGTTCAAGCTATAAAAAAAGAAGGTTTGCCGGCCTCTGTTTCCAATACTGCAGGGACTTTTGTCTGCAATCATTTGATGTATCAGGTCCTCTATTTGGTAGAAAAGAAATTTCCCCATGTTAAGGCAGGTTTTATGCATATTCCTTATATGATGGAACAGGTGGTGAATCGACCGACCACTCCAGCTATGAGTTTAGTGGATATTAGGCGAGGGATAGAAGCAGCAATCGGCGCCATTATAGAACATGGAGATCAGGACCTCAAGTTGGTAGGCGGAGAAACTCATTGA